A single window of Anopheles moucheti chromosome 2, idAnoMoucSN_F20_07, whole genome shotgun sequence DNA harbors:
- the LOC128297991 gene encoding 28S ribosomal protein S24, mitochondrial, with protein MLSSMNSVSRFVLTRRCVHTTAFAAKSQSGRYKISPKGDRPLTYEMANPPHQIAHRKAWNSWNTSNLEGELRPSQTMLEDDFIRRFMAGTWHGMVLSEVIIKRQHNHVRIAAIISRSIPARKMYFLIGYCEELLAYWLQCPVTLELQTTEDKKDVIFKYI; from the exons ATGTTGTCCAGCATGAATTCG GTTTCCAGATTCGTATTAACCAGACGATGCGTACATACAACAGCATTCGCCGCGAAATCACAGTCGGGCCGCTACAAGATTTCGCCAAAAGGCGACCGTCCTCTTACGTATGAAATGGCAAATCCACCACACCAAATAGCGCATCGGAAAGCATGGAACTCCTGGAATACAT CCAATCTCGAGGGTGAGTTACGTCCTTCCCAAACCATGCTGGAAGACGATTTCATTCGCCGGTTCATGGCCGGTACTTGGCACGGTATGGTACTGTCGGAAGTGATCATCAAACGGCAACATAATCACGTTCGCATAGCAGCGATCATCAGCCGGTCGATTCCGGCAAGAAAAATGTACTTTCTAATCGGATACTGCGAGGAGCTGCTGGCATACTGGTTACAATGTCCAGTTACCCTCGAGCTGCAAACCACTGAGGATAAAAAAGATGTCATCTTTAAGTACATTTAG
- the LOC128310882 gene encoding unconventional myosin-Ib, with product MPNMEQEIGSWDSVLLENLSEESFINNLHQRYKRDLIYTYIGTFLVALNPYKPLQIYNPDQVRKYATKSLFQLPPHIFALANSAHQFLLNYNEDQCIIMAGECGSGKTESSHMIVHFLTQLSEMRRSRAPIFSLRGSNPNSRQSTPKHSTISRVGSSFESAAPSGGRLDSIMKYNSSRQQKCSHEKTVEFDLISHHKSTENIPAMVNYGFMPVASMPKCLKHSNQSISRSTEGNEFPTKSTLKSSTVSSCPKHNCTSSHADLNRMCGASPSPSLQKRSNLMRCCHQNSNNSTRSIHKSSSSIALTHDHGTTSPSTFHRRQILKSISKEVYIRDLELQKMRERVAQAEIFLEAMGNAVTVKNTNSSRFGKFFDIEFDYKGDPVGGHLTIYMLEKSRVTTHASGERNFHIFYQLLSGADIQLLKSLKLQRNIDKYELLKNSFANEDDRTNFTFTKRSLEILGFGQDEIFSIFTILAVVLKLGNLTFIPTTNIDGSEGCEISNEYELDEIAQLLQLDNQMLFNCLTRLGDNWAQLEPDGTEIDASYASRIKFTLCRTLYGRLFTWIVTRVNDALKLKTGGTVGSRGKTIGLLDFYGFEALEKNTFDQFAINYCNERLQQHFIKSVLKHQQDLYVNEGLDWIRIDYFDNAPICELIDKPCFGILHLLDEPQVVNDGLLLTRLHQCCAGHTNFLARDASLPSNCFQVRHFEGPVVYTTNGFIEKNLDLLPRHISSCLFQSDLLIASCLFPEGNPKRHSNRKPSSLSNNLRTSLQTLLKLLEQRSNHYIFCIKPNELKQAKMFELGLVQHQVRYLCLMPLINLWRNGHCFNMVHARFLARYKLLCQYTWPHFTGTIVDGVALIIRSVPLPGAEFTIGRKKVFIRSPRTVYELDEFRKVRLNELAVLIQKTYRCYTKRKRFVTLRHSQLIIASYWRTWREREKIRLVEFRKQALWAVQVIGRFFVLLKTREFLLTLLLRLPHDNMSPICHEWPSAPTFLTETSQLLRTIFHRWRCYKYRKSFDQPARNRMREKVTASIIFKDRKVSYPRSVAHPFHGDYIRLRQNIQWKRVSCEHNDQYVVFADIINKIARTSGKFIPILLVISTNSMLLLDQKTMQIKYRIPASEIYRMSLSPYFDDIAVIHIRADNYCSSNMSDRSESPTGCLFQSEIGKKKGDFVFQTAHSIEIVTKLFLVIQNATAKSPEVTISTDFEANFGGQTVIFTFKCGGLVDNPYNQTRVTRKGNRMEVIV from the exons ATGCCCAACATGGAGCAGGAAATTGGCAGCTGGGATTCGGTCCTGCTGGAGAATCTCTCCGAGGAGAGCTTCATCAATAACCTTCACCAGCGCTACAAACGGGATTTGATCTAT ACCTACATAGGAACGTTTCTGGTTGCCCTGAACCCATACAAACCACTGCAAATATACAACCCGGATCAGGTTCGCAAGTACGCCACGAAAAGCCTTTTCCAGCTACCACCGCATAT ATTTGCTTTGGCAAATTCGGCCCACCAGTTTCTGCTGAACTACAACGAAGACCAGTGCATCATAATGGCGGGCGAATGTGGGTCGGGCAAAACCGAATCCTCGCACATGATAGTACACTTTCTGACCCAACTTTCCGAAATGCGACGCAGCCGTGCGCCAATATTTTCGCTACGGGGTTCAAATCCAAATTCGAGACAATCGACACCGAAACATTCTACAATCAGTCGCGTTGGGTCATCGTTTGAAAGTGCCGCACCGTCCGGTGGTCGACTGGATAGCATCATGAAGTACAACTCATCGAGA caacaaaaatgctCACATGAAAAAACGGTCGAGTTTGACCTTATTTCACACCACAAAAGCACGGAAAACATTCCAGCGATGGTTAACTATGGCTTCATGCCCGTGGCCAGCATGCCAAAGTGTTTGAAGCACTCGAACCAATCTATAAGCCGATCGACGGAGGGTAACGAATTTCCAACGAAATCGACGCTCAAGTCGTCTACCGTAAGCTCGTGTCCCAAGCACAACTGCACCAGTAGTCACGCGGATTTGAACCGTATGTGCGGAGCATCGCCATCGCCATCGTTGCAAAAGCGCAGCAATCTGATGCGCTGCTGCCATcagaacagcaacaacagtacaCGATCGATTCATAAGTCGTCTTCGTCGATCGCGCTTACGCACGATCACGGAACGACCTCTCCATCGACTTTCCATCGTCGTCAGATATTGAAATCCATCTCAAAGGAGGTGTACATCCGCGACCTAGAGTTGCAAAAGATGCGTGAACGTGTAGCACAAGCGGAAATCTTCCTAGAGGCAATGGGCAATGCGGTCACGGTGAAGAATACCAACTCGAGTCGCTTT GGTAAATTCTTCGACATTGAGTTCGATTACAAAGGTGATCCAGTGGGAGGACATTTAACAATAT ACATGTTGGAAAAG TCTCGTGTCACTACACACGCTTCAGGCGAACGGAACTTCCACATTTTCTACCAATTGCTCTCCGGTGCCGACATTCAACTGCTCA AATCACTTAAATTGCAACGAAACATCGATAAGTATGAATTGCTGAAAAACAGCTTCGCCAATGAGGACGATAGGACGAACTTTACCTTCACTAAG CGTTCACTTGAGATATTGGGTTTTGGACAAGATGAGATCTTTTCGATATtcaccattttggccgtaGTTCTCAAGCTTGGCAACTTAACGTTCATTCCAACCACCAACATCGACGGCAGCGAAGGTTGTGAAATCTCCAACGAGTATG AATTGGACGAGATTGCGCAACTGCTACAGTTGGATAATCAAATGCTTTTCAATTGCTTAACCCGGCTGGGCGATAACTGGGCACAGCTAGAACCGGATGGAACCGAAATCGATGCCAGCTATGCATCGCGCATCAAGTTTACACTGTGCCGCACGCTGTACGGGCGGCTTTTCACATGGATCGTAACACGGGTGAACGATGCACTGAAGCTCAAAACGGGTGGTACGGTCGGTAGTCGAGGGAAAACTATCGGTCTGTTGGATTTTTACGGTTTCGAAGCGCTTGAGAAGAACACTTTCGATCAGTTTGCTATCAACTACTGCAACGAAAGACTGCAACAG CATTTCATCAAGAGCGTGTTGAAACACCAGCAGGATTTGTACGTCAATGAAGGGTTGGACTGGATACGGATCGACTATTTTGATAACGCACCGATCTGCGAACTGATCGATAAGCCTTGTTTCGGTATTCTGCACCTTCTCGATGAGCCACAGGTCGTCAACGACGGGCTTTTGCTCACACGTCTCCATCAGTGCTGTGCCGGTCACACCAACTTTCTAGCACGCGATGCATCACTGCCTTCCAATTGTTTCCA AGTACGCCATTTTGAAGGTCCCGTCGTCTACACAACGAACGGGTTCATCGAGAAAAACCTTGACCTGTTGCCGCGGCACATCAGCAGCTGCCTGTTTCAGAGCGATCTGCTAATCGCATCCTGTCTCTTTCCGGAGGGTAACCCGAAGCGTCACTCGAATCGTAAACCATCGAGCTTAAGCAACAACCTACGAACCTCGCTTCAAACGCTGCTAAAGTTGCTTGAACAGCGTTCGAATCATTacattttttgcatcaaaCCTAACGAGCTGAAACAGGCGAAAATGTTTGAGCTGGGGCTGGTGCAGCACCAAGTGCGCTATCTTTG TCTAATGCCGTTGATAAATCTATGGCGTAACGGACATTGTTTCAACATGGTGCACGCACGATTCCTGGCACGGTACAAGCTACTGTGTCAGTACACTTGGCCGCACTTCACTGGAACGATTGTAGACGGCGTGGCGCTGATCATACGCAGTGTACCGCTGCCCGGTGCCGAGTTTACTATTGGGCGTAAGAAGGTTTTCATCCGCAGTCCTCGTACCGTGTACGAGCTGGACGAGTTTCGCAAGGTACGGCTCAACGAGTTGGCTGTGCTGATTCAGAAAACGTACCGTTGCTATACAAAACGGAAACGGTTTGTGACGCTTCGCCATAGTCAACTAATCATTGCAAGCTACTGGCGTACCTGGAGG GAACGAGAGAAAATACGCTTGGTAGAGTTTCGAAAGCAGGCATTGTGGGCGGTACAAGTGATTGGAAGATTCTTTGTCTTGCTTAAA ACGCGAGAATTCCTGCTGACACTGTTGCTACGCCTGCCACACGATAATATGAGTCCAATCTGCCACGAGTGGCCGTCAGCTCCAACCTTCCTAACGGAGACCTCCCAGTTGCTGCGCACCATCTTTCACCGTTGGCGATGCTACAAATATCGCAAATCGTTTGACCAGCCGGCTCGAAATCGTATGCGTGAAAAGGTTACCGCAAGCATCATATTCAAAGATCGCAAAGTGTCCTATCCACGCAGTGTAGCCCATCCATTCCATGGCGATTACATTCGACTGCGGCAGAATATTCAATGGAAACGGGTGAGCTGTGAGCACAACGATCAGTACGTGGTTTTTGCGGACATCATCAATAAGATTGCACGAACCAGTGGCAAG TTCATTCCGATATTGTTGGTCATCTCAACGAACTCAATGTTGCTGCTGGATCAGAAAACGATGCAAATTAAGTACCGTATTCCGGCGTCGGAAATATACCGCATGTCCCTCAGCCCGTACTTTGACGACATCGCCGTTATACACATTCGCGCA GATAACTATTGCTCGTCGAACATGTCCGATCGATCGGAATCACCCACCGGATGCTTGTTTCAG TCGGAAATAGGTAAAAAGAAGGGCGACTTTGTGTTTCAAACTGCACACTCAATTGAGATAGTCACGAAATTGTTCCTGGTGATCCAGAATGCCACTGCCAAATCGCCGGAAGTGACCATCAGTACCGA TTTCGAGGCCAATTTCGGTGGACAGACGGTCATATTCACCTTCAAGTGTGGTGGACTGGTAGACAATCCGTACAATCAGACGCGCGTAACGCGCAAAGGCAATCGGATGGAGGTGATCGTGTAA